Proteins encoded by one window of Myripristis murdjan chromosome 1, fMyrMur1.1, whole genome shotgun sequence:
- the pecam1b gene encoding platelet endothelial cell adhesion molecule isoform X8 produces MGPVLLLISTLLSSYFHSGRTIDVPTTFTIRNITLAIEPNTDVIRDTNVTVRCKAIVSSSGEQPLSRSYTIYKDSYEVYTKTTSSSEDLLYPLPQARVSNTGKYKCKIDIEGRQMVSNSKKLTVTGLSRPMFHINKGVVTEGEEVTARCAAPQETGSIFFYFYEDSKEIVEERVSSNQAEVKLRFSSAGIRRIHCDYTVLITPDSIKSSESNIATVSVKELFITPVLEIFPEYNIYEGDRLDISCTIRNSPYSSQAVNLFLSQGTQLLSNGNSKVNYSMIALAKDSGEFECRLEMGNVVKVATKMVSVTELFSVPTLTMSPAEVFPGDDMRLTCRSENHASERLHRDEVTYTIYPLESHLSASRQAGVFSGKTLLYDFNYTCTAQAKGIVKRSRILTVRPKVSVSQPKISLLGKVIVGRPFEIRCQSDRGSLPINYTLWRKNNWLNTTTVKLPDEQAVFTITIQRSDEISQFMCEAQNNLHANGILSKSLNGTVTVPLSDPKLTVNPSLADIAEGDHIHLNCAIRGTWPVTFKWYRTGIAQPLYTTTSKQTSMDFQIPSLGSQDSGTYYCEAINDANNLVRSPSVTIEVHMAMWKKAVIVAACLLVVAVLVLLLVLRFKAKRGKREAAAELSVLQALNQMTLSL; encoded by the exons ATGGGCCCTGTCCTACTGCTCATCTCCACGCTCCTGTCCAGCT aCTTCCATTCAGGGAGAACGATTGATGTGCCGACAA CATTCACAATAAGAAACATCACCCTGGCCATCGAGCCCAACACTGATGTGATTCGGGACACCAACGTAACTGTGAGATGCAAAGCCATCGTCAGCAGCTCAGGGGAACAACCCTTGAGTCGCTCTTACACCATTTATAAGGACAGCTACGAGGTGTACACCAAGACCACCAGCAGCTCCGAGGATCTGCTCTACCCGCTGCCCCAGGCCAGAGTCTCCAATACCGGCAAATACAAGTGCAAGATCGACATTGAGGGCAGGCAGATGGTCAGCAATTCGAAGAAGCTCACAGTCACAG GCTTGTCAAGACCCATGTTCCACATCAACAAGGGTGTGGTCACTGAGGGAGAAGAGGTCACGGCCAGATGTGCGGCCCCTCAAGAGACGGGCTCCATTTTCTTCTATTTCTACGAGGACTCCAAGGAGATCGTCGAGGAACGAGTCAGCTCCAACCAGGCAGAGGTCAAGCTTCGTTTCAGCAGTGCCGGCATCCGCAGAATTCACTGTGACTACACCGTCTTAATAACACCAGACTCCATCAAGTCCAGCGAAAGCAACATCGCCACAGTTTCAGTCAAAG AGCTTTTCATCACACCGGTTCTTGAAATTTTCCCTGAATACAACATCTACGAAGGGGACCGACTCGATATCTCCTGCACCATCAGGAATTCTCCGTACTCCTCTCAAGCAGTCAACCTCTTCCTGAGCCAGGGGACCCAGCTGCTCAGCAATGGAAACTCTAAAGTCAACTACAGCATGATTGCACTGGCAAAGGATTCTGGGGAGTTTGAGTGCAGATTAGAAATGGGAAACGTTGTGAAAGTCGCCACAAAAATGGTTTCAGTGACAG AGCTGTTTTCAGTGCCCACACTCACCATGTCTCCTGCTGAGGTCTTCCCAGGGGATGATATGAGGCTAACTTGCAGAAGTGAAAACCACGCTTCCGAGAGGCTCCACAGGGACGAAGTGACTTACACTATTTATCCGCTGGAAAGCCATCTGAGCGCCAGCAGGCAGGCTGGAGTATTCTCTGGCAAAACCCTGCTGTATGATTTCAACTATACCTGCACAGCCCAAGCCAAGGGCATCGTGAAGCGCAGCCGAATCCTAACCGTTCGCCCCAAAG tctctgtctctcagccgaAAATTTCATTGTTGGGCAAAGTGATTGTGGGAAGGCCATTCGAGATCCGGTGCCAGTCGGACAGAGGCAGCCTGCCAATAAACTACACcctgtggaggaaaaacaactggTTGAACACCACCACCGTCAAGCTGCCCGATGAACAAGCCGTGTTCACCATCACCATCCAGCGGTCTGATGAAATAAGCCAGTTTATGTGTGAGGCACAAAACAATCTGCATGCAAACGGCATACTGAGCAAAAGCCTCAATGGCACCGTTACAG TTCCTCTGTCGGATCCAAAGCTGACCGTCAACCCCAGCTTGGCAGACATTGCAGAGGGAGACCACATCCACCTGAACTGTGCAATTAGAGGTACATGGCCGGTCACCTTTAAGTGGTACCGCACTGGAATTGCCCAGCCACTGTACACCACCACCTCCAAGCAGACCAGCATGGATTTCCAGATCCCCAGCCTGGGCAGCCAGGACAGCGGCACCTACTACTGCGAGGCCATCAATGATGCTAACAACCTCGTCCGCAGCCCATCAGTCACCATAGAGG tgcaCATGGCGATGTGGAAGAAAGCTGTGATCGTGGCGGCTTGCCTGCTGGTGGTGGCGGTGCTGGTGCTGCTGTTAGTGCTGCGCTTCAAGGCcaagagag GTAAAAGAGAGGCGGCTGCTGAATTGTCAGT CCTTCAAGCCCTAAATCAGATGACTCTTTCGCTGTGA
- the pecam1b gene encoding platelet endothelial cell adhesion molecule isoform X5, which yields MGPVLLLISTLLSSYFHSGRTIDVPTTFTIRNITLAIEPNTDVIRDTNVTVRCKAIVSSSGEQPLSRSYTIYKDSYEVYTKTTSSSEDLLYPLPQARVSNTGKYKCKIDIEGRQMVSNSKKLTVTGLSRPMFHINKGVVTEGEEVTARCAAPQETGSIFFYFYEDSKEIVEERVSSNQAEVKLRFSSAGIRRIHCDYTVLITPDSIKSSESNIATVSVKELFITPVLEIFPEYNIYEGDRLDISCTIRNSPYSSQAVNLFLSQGTQLLSNGNSKVNYSMIALAKDSGEFECRLEMGNVVKVATKMVSVTELFSVPTLTMSPAEVFPGDDMRLTCRSENHASERLHRDEVTYTIYPLESHLSASRQAGVFSGKTLLYDFNYTCTAQAKGIVKRSRILTVRPKVSVSQPKISLLGKVIVGRPFEIRCQSDRGSLPINYTLWRKNNWLNTTTVKLPDEQAVFTITIQRSDEISQFMCEAQNNLHANGILSKSLNGTVTVPLSDPKLTVNPSLADIAEGDHIHLNCAIRGTWPVTFKWYRTGIAQPLYTTTSKQTSMDFQIPSLGSQDSGTYYCEAINDANNLVRSPSVTIEVHMAMWKKAVIVAACLLVVAVLVLLLVLRFKAKRVRVDKAVTSVWSERPANAASDEESSVASSEPDVEYTEVVHPQPADPARVPLRKGTDTVYSELQNSPQGAADHHDYQGSVEYAELNAEQLEINHTQPEVNNQQDLLVPVD from the exons ATGGGCCCTGTCCTACTGCTCATCTCCACGCTCCTGTCCAGCT aCTTCCATTCAGGGAGAACGATTGATGTGCCGACAA CATTCACAATAAGAAACATCACCCTGGCCATCGAGCCCAACACTGATGTGATTCGGGACACCAACGTAACTGTGAGATGCAAAGCCATCGTCAGCAGCTCAGGGGAACAACCCTTGAGTCGCTCTTACACCATTTATAAGGACAGCTACGAGGTGTACACCAAGACCACCAGCAGCTCCGAGGATCTGCTCTACCCGCTGCCCCAGGCCAGAGTCTCCAATACCGGCAAATACAAGTGCAAGATCGACATTGAGGGCAGGCAGATGGTCAGCAATTCGAAGAAGCTCACAGTCACAG GCTTGTCAAGACCCATGTTCCACATCAACAAGGGTGTGGTCACTGAGGGAGAAGAGGTCACGGCCAGATGTGCGGCCCCTCAAGAGACGGGCTCCATTTTCTTCTATTTCTACGAGGACTCCAAGGAGATCGTCGAGGAACGAGTCAGCTCCAACCAGGCAGAGGTCAAGCTTCGTTTCAGCAGTGCCGGCATCCGCAGAATTCACTGTGACTACACCGTCTTAATAACACCAGACTCCATCAAGTCCAGCGAAAGCAACATCGCCACAGTTTCAGTCAAAG AGCTTTTCATCACACCGGTTCTTGAAATTTTCCCTGAATACAACATCTACGAAGGGGACCGACTCGATATCTCCTGCACCATCAGGAATTCTCCGTACTCCTCTCAAGCAGTCAACCTCTTCCTGAGCCAGGGGACCCAGCTGCTCAGCAATGGAAACTCTAAAGTCAACTACAGCATGATTGCACTGGCAAAGGATTCTGGGGAGTTTGAGTGCAGATTAGAAATGGGAAACGTTGTGAAAGTCGCCACAAAAATGGTTTCAGTGACAG AGCTGTTTTCAGTGCCCACACTCACCATGTCTCCTGCTGAGGTCTTCCCAGGGGATGATATGAGGCTAACTTGCAGAAGTGAAAACCACGCTTCCGAGAGGCTCCACAGGGACGAAGTGACTTACACTATTTATCCGCTGGAAAGCCATCTGAGCGCCAGCAGGCAGGCTGGAGTATTCTCTGGCAAAACCCTGCTGTATGATTTCAACTATACCTGCACAGCCCAAGCCAAGGGCATCGTGAAGCGCAGCCGAATCCTAACCGTTCGCCCCAAAG tctctgtctctcagccgaAAATTTCATTGTTGGGCAAAGTGATTGTGGGAAGGCCATTCGAGATCCGGTGCCAGTCGGACAGAGGCAGCCTGCCAATAAACTACACcctgtggaggaaaaacaactggTTGAACACCACCACCGTCAAGCTGCCCGATGAACAAGCCGTGTTCACCATCACCATCCAGCGGTCTGATGAAATAAGCCAGTTTATGTGTGAGGCACAAAACAATCTGCATGCAAACGGCATACTGAGCAAAAGCCTCAATGGCACCGTTACAG TTCCTCTGTCGGATCCAAAGCTGACCGTCAACCCCAGCTTGGCAGACATTGCAGAGGGAGACCACATCCACCTGAACTGTGCAATTAGAGGTACATGGCCGGTCACCTTTAAGTGGTACCGCACTGGAATTGCCCAGCCACTGTACACCACCACCTCCAAGCAGACCAGCATGGATTTCCAGATCCCCAGCCTGGGCAGCCAGGACAGCGGCACCTACTACTGCGAGGCCATCAATGATGCTAACAACCTCGTCCGCAGCCCATCAGTCACCATAGAGG tgcaCATGGCGATGTGGAAGAAAGCTGTGATCGTGGCGGCTTGCCTGCTGGTGGTGGCGGTGCTGGTGCTGCTGTTAGTGCTGCGCTTCAAGGCcaagagag TGAGGGTGGATAAAGCAGTGACCAGCGTGTGGAGCGAGCGACCGGCCAATGCAG CCAGCGACGAGGAGAGCAGTGTGGCATCCAGTGAGCCTGACGTGGAGTACACCGAGGTGGTTCATCCTCAGCCAGCAGATCCTGCcagag TTCCACTGAGGAAAGGCACAGACACTGTGTACAGTGAGCTCCAAAACTCTCCACAGG GTGCTGCTGACCATCATGACTAT CAGGGTTCAGTAGAGTACGCTGAGCTCAACGCTGAACAACTTGAGATCAATCACACCCAGCCAGAGGTCAACAACCAGCAGGACCTGCTAGTGCCAGTGGATTAG
- the pecam1b gene encoding platelet endothelial cell adhesion molecule isoform X3, with product MGPVLLLISTLLSSYFHSGRTIDVPTTFTIRNITLAIEPNTDVIRDTNVTVRCKAIVSSSGEQPLSRSYTIYKDSYEVYTKTTSSSEDLLYPLPQARVSNTGKYKCKIDIEGRQMVSNSKKLTVTGLSRPMFHINKGVVTEGEEVTARCAAPQETGSIFFYFYEDSKEIVEERVSSNQAEVKLRFSSAGIRRIHCDYTVLITPDSIKSSESNIATVSVKELFITPVLEIFPEYNIYEGDRLDISCTIRNSPYSSQAVNLFLSQGTQLLSNGNSKVNYSMIALAKDSGEFECRLEMGNVVKVATKMVSVTELFSVPTLTMSPAEVFPGDDMRLTCRSENHASERLHRDEVTYTIYPLESHLSASRQAGVFSGKTLLYDFNYTCTAQAKGIVKRSRILTVRPKVSVSQPKISLLGKVIVGRPFEIRCQSDRGSLPINYTLWRKNNWLNTTTVKLPDEQAVFTITIQRSDEISQFMCEAQNNLHANGILSKSLNGTVTVPLSDPKLTVNPSLADIAEGDHIHLNCAIRGTWPVTFKWYRTGIAQPLYTTTSKQTSMDFQIPSLGSQDSGTYYCEAINDANNLVRSPSVTIEVHMAMWKKAVIVAACLLVVAVLVLLLVLRFKAKRGKREAAAELSVKPSSPKSDDSFAVNLIHDKEVYNAATVRVDKAVTSVWSERPANAASDEESSVASSEPDVEYTEVVHPQPADPARGAADHHDYQGSVEYAELNAEQLEINHTQPEVNNQQDLLVPVD from the exons ATGGGCCCTGTCCTACTGCTCATCTCCACGCTCCTGTCCAGCT aCTTCCATTCAGGGAGAACGATTGATGTGCCGACAA CATTCACAATAAGAAACATCACCCTGGCCATCGAGCCCAACACTGATGTGATTCGGGACACCAACGTAACTGTGAGATGCAAAGCCATCGTCAGCAGCTCAGGGGAACAACCCTTGAGTCGCTCTTACACCATTTATAAGGACAGCTACGAGGTGTACACCAAGACCACCAGCAGCTCCGAGGATCTGCTCTACCCGCTGCCCCAGGCCAGAGTCTCCAATACCGGCAAATACAAGTGCAAGATCGACATTGAGGGCAGGCAGATGGTCAGCAATTCGAAGAAGCTCACAGTCACAG GCTTGTCAAGACCCATGTTCCACATCAACAAGGGTGTGGTCACTGAGGGAGAAGAGGTCACGGCCAGATGTGCGGCCCCTCAAGAGACGGGCTCCATTTTCTTCTATTTCTACGAGGACTCCAAGGAGATCGTCGAGGAACGAGTCAGCTCCAACCAGGCAGAGGTCAAGCTTCGTTTCAGCAGTGCCGGCATCCGCAGAATTCACTGTGACTACACCGTCTTAATAACACCAGACTCCATCAAGTCCAGCGAAAGCAACATCGCCACAGTTTCAGTCAAAG AGCTTTTCATCACACCGGTTCTTGAAATTTTCCCTGAATACAACATCTACGAAGGGGACCGACTCGATATCTCCTGCACCATCAGGAATTCTCCGTACTCCTCTCAAGCAGTCAACCTCTTCCTGAGCCAGGGGACCCAGCTGCTCAGCAATGGAAACTCTAAAGTCAACTACAGCATGATTGCACTGGCAAAGGATTCTGGGGAGTTTGAGTGCAGATTAGAAATGGGAAACGTTGTGAAAGTCGCCACAAAAATGGTTTCAGTGACAG AGCTGTTTTCAGTGCCCACACTCACCATGTCTCCTGCTGAGGTCTTCCCAGGGGATGATATGAGGCTAACTTGCAGAAGTGAAAACCACGCTTCCGAGAGGCTCCACAGGGACGAAGTGACTTACACTATTTATCCGCTGGAAAGCCATCTGAGCGCCAGCAGGCAGGCTGGAGTATTCTCTGGCAAAACCCTGCTGTATGATTTCAACTATACCTGCACAGCCCAAGCCAAGGGCATCGTGAAGCGCAGCCGAATCCTAACCGTTCGCCCCAAAG tctctgtctctcagccgaAAATTTCATTGTTGGGCAAAGTGATTGTGGGAAGGCCATTCGAGATCCGGTGCCAGTCGGACAGAGGCAGCCTGCCAATAAACTACACcctgtggaggaaaaacaactggTTGAACACCACCACCGTCAAGCTGCCCGATGAACAAGCCGTGTTCACCATCACCATCCAGCGGTCTGATGAAATAAGCCAGTTTATGTGTGAGGCACAAAACAATCTGCATGCAAACGGCATACTGAGCAAAAGCCTCAATGGCACCGTTACAG TTCCTCTGTCGGATCCAAAGCTGACCGTCAACCCCAGCTTGGCAGACATTGCAGAGGGAGACCACATCCACCTGAACTGTGCAATTAGAGGTACATGGCCGGTCACCTTTAAGTGGTACCGCACTGGAATTGCCCAGCCACTGTACACCACCACCTCCAAGCAGACCAGCATGGATTTCCAGATCCCCAGCCTGGGCAGCCAGGACAGCGGCACCTACTACTGCGAGGCCATCAATGATGCTAACAACCTCGTCCGCAGCCCATCAGTCACCATAGAGG tgcaCATGGCGATGTGGAAGAAAGCTGTGATCGTGGCGGCTTGCCTGCTGGTGGTGGCGGTGCTGGTGCTGCTGTTAGTGCTGCGCTTCAAGGCcaagagag GTAAAAGAGAGGCGGCTGCTGAATTGTCAGT AAAGCCTTCAAGCCCTAAATCAGATGACTCTTTCGCTGTGAATCTAATCCACGACAAAGAGGTTTATAACGCAGCCACAG TGAGGGTGGATAAAGCAGTGACCAGCGTGTGGAGCGAGCGACCGGCCAATGCAG CCAGCGACGAGGAGAGCAGTGTGGCATCCAGTGAGCCTGACGTGGAGTACACCGAGGTGGTTCATCCTCAGCCAGCAGATCCTGCcagag GTGCTGCTGACCATCATGACTAT CAGGGTTCAGTAGAGTACGCTGAGCTCAACGCTGAACAACTTGAGATCAATCACACCCAGCCAGAGGTCAACAACCAGCAGGACCTGCTAGTGCCAGTGGATTAG
- the pecam1b gene encoding platelet endothelial cell adhesion molecule isoform X1, with protein MGPVLLLISTLLSSYFHSGRTIDVPTTFTIRNITLAIEPNTDVIRDTNVTVRCKAIVSSSGEQPLSRSYTIYKDSYEVYTKTTSSSEDLLYPLPQARVSNTGKYKCKIDIEGRQMVSNSKKLTVTGLSRPMFHINKGVVTEGEEVTARCAAPQETGSIFFYFYEDSKEIVEERVSSNQAEVKLRFSSAGIRRIHCDYTVLITPDSIKSSESNIATVSVKELFITPVLEIFPEYNIYEGDRLDISCTIRNSPYSSQAVNLFLSQGTQLLSNGNSKVNYSMIALAKDSGEFECRLEMGNVVKVATKMVSVTELFSVPTLTMSPAEVFPGDDMRLTCRSENHASERLHRDEVTYTIYPLESHLSASRQAGVFSGKTLLYDFNYTCTAQAKGIVKRSRILTVRPKVSVSQPKISLLGKVIVGRPFEIRCQSDRGSLPINYTLWRKNNWLNTTTVKLPDEQAVFTITIQRSDEISQFMCEAQNNLHANGILSKSLNGTVTVPLSDPKLTVNPSLADIAEGDHIHLNCAIRGTWPVTFKWYRTGIAQPLYTTTSKQTSMDFQIPSLGSQDSGTYYCEAINDANNLVRSPSVTIEVHMAMWKKAVIVAACLLVVAVLVLLLVLRFKAKRGKREAAAELSVKPSSPKSDDSFAVNLIHDKEVYNAATVRVDKAVTSVWSERPANAASDEESSVASSEPDVEYTEVVHPQPADPARVPLRKGTDTVYSELQNSPQGAADHHDYQGSVEYAELNAEQLEINHTQPEVNNQQDLLVPVD; from the exons ATGGGCCCTGTCCTACTGCTCATCTCCACGCTCCTGTCCAGCT aCTTCCATTCAGGGAGAACGATTGATGTGCCGACAA CATTCACAATAAGAAACATCACCCTGGCCATCGAGCCCAACACTGATGTGATTCGGGACACCAACGTAACTGTGAGATGCAAAGCCATCGTCAGCAGCTCAGGGGAACAACCCTTGAGTCGCTCTTACACCATTTATAAGGACAGCTACGAGGTGTACACCAAGACCACCAGCAGCTCCGAGGATCTGCTCTACCCGCTGCCCCAGGCCAGAGTCTCCAATACCGGCAAATACAAGTGCAAGATCGACATTGAGGGCAGGCAGATGGTCAGCAATTCGAAGAAGCTCACAGTCACAG GCTTGTCAAGACCCATGTTCCACATCAACAAGGGTGTGGTCACTGAGGGAGAAGAGGTCACGGCCAGATGTGCGGCCCCTCAAGAGACGGGCTCCATTTTCTTCTATTTCTACGAGGACTCCAAGGAGATCGTCGAGGAACGAGTCAGCTCCAACCAGGCAGAGGTCAAGCTTCGTTTCAGCAGTGCCGGCATCCGCAGAATTCACTGTGACTACACCGTCTTAATAACACCAGACTCCATCAAGTCCAGCGAAAGCAACATCGCCACAGTTTCAGTCAAAG AGCTTTTCATCACACCGGTTCTTGAAATTTTCCCTGAATACAACATCTACGAAGGGGACCGACTCGATATCTCCTGCACCATCAGGAATTCTCCGTACTCCTCTCAAGCAGTCAACCTCTTCCTGAGCCAGGGGACCCAGCTGCTCAGCAATGGAAACTCTAAAGTCAACTACAGCATGATTGCACTGGCAAAGGATTCTGGGGAGTTTGAGTGCAGATTAGAAATGGGAAACGTTGTGAAAGTCGCCACAAAAATGGTTTCAGTGACAG AGCTGTTTTCAGTGCCCACACTCACCATGTCTCCTGCTGAGGTCTTCCCAGGGGATGATATGAGGCTAACTTGCAGAAGTGAAAACCACGCTTCCGAGAGGCTCCACAGGGACGAAGTGACTTACACTATTTATCCGCTGGAAAGCCATCTGAGCGCCAGCAGGCAGGCTGGAGTATTCTCTGGCAAAACCCTGCTGTATGATTTCAACTATACCTGCACAGCCCAAGCCAAGGGCATCGTGAAGCGCAGCCGAATCCTAACCGTTCGCCCCAAAG tctctgtctctcagccgaAAATTTCATTGTTGGGCAAAGTGATTGTGGGAAGGCCATTCGAGATCCGGTGCCAGTCGGACAGAGGCAGCCTGCCAATAAACTACACcctgtggaggaaaaacaactggTTGAACACCACCACCGTCAAGCTGCCCGATGAACAAGCCGTGTTCACCATCACCATCCAGCGGTCTGATGAAATAAGCCAGTTTATGTGTGAGGCACAAAACAATCTGCATGCAAACGGCATACTGAGCAAAAGCCTCAATGGCACCGTTACAG TTCCTCTGTCGGATCCAAAGCTGACCGTCAACCCCAGCTTGGCAGACATTGCAGAGGGAGACCACATCCACCTGAACTGTGCAATTAGAGGTACATGGCCGGTCACCTTTAAGTGGTACCGCACTGGAATTGCCCAGCCACTGTACACCACCACCTCCAAGCAGACCAGCATGGATTTCCAGATCCCCAGCCTGGGCAGCCAGGACAGCGGCACCTACTACTGCGAGGCCATCAATGATGCTAACAACCTCGTCCGCAGCCCATCAGTCACCATAGAGG tgcaCATGGCGATGTGGAAGAAAGCTGTGATCGTGGCGGCTTGCCTGCTGGTGGTGGCGGTGCTGGTGCTGCTGTTAGTGCTGCGCTTCAAGGCcaagagag GTAAAAGAGAGGCGGCTGCTGAATTGTCAGT AAAGCCTTCAAGCCCTAAATCAGATGACTCTTTCGCTGTGAATCTAATCCACGACAAAGAGGTTTATAACGCAGCCACAG TGAGGGTGGATAAAGCAGTGACCAGCGTGTGGAGCGAGCGACCGGCCAATGCAG CCAGCGACGAGGAGAGCAGTGTGGCATCCAGTGAGCCTGACGTGGAGTACACCGAGGTGGTTCATCCTCAGCCAGCAGATCCTGCcagag TTCCACTGAGGAAAGGCACAGACACTGTGTACAGTGAGCTCCAAAACTCTCCACAGG GTGCTGCTGACCATCATGACTAT CAGGGTTCAGTAGAGTACGCTGAGCTCAACGCTGAACAACTTGAGATCAATCACACCCAGCCAGAGGTCAACAACCAGCAGGACCTGCTAGTGCCAGTGGATTAG